Proteins from one Bactrocera neohumeralis isolate Rockhampton chromosome 3, APGP_CSIRO_Bneo_wtdbg2-racon-allhic-juicebox.fasta_v2, whole genome shotgun sequence genomic window:
- the LOC126752767 gene encoding lectizyme — translation MKCILLGLLLIGSVFAEPGKEDVAAAKEFQPEARIIGGEVASQSLATSYLVSLSASSIAYAHVCAGAIIAKEWVLTAAHCLKELESTAGNVIGLPVYAGLKDRSNVENAQVRNIDFAFSHKLFNASDESSPDIALLHFTPGFNFSVNVSSVLLPYLKESYTNQTVVTYGWGLTKATETTYVKELQVARSEVLPKEQCLEQLPEDAPLGDDQICAKTSACLGDGGSPLVHETKGGSELVGITSWGYLPCAVNNRPTVYTEISQYIKWIADVQWAYYILN, via the coding sequence ATGAAGTGTATTTTGCTTGGACTACTGCTTATCGGCTCGGTATTTGCAGAGCCAGGCAAGGAAGATGTGGCCGCGGCTAAAGAATTCCAACCAGAAGCACGTATCATCGGCGGTGAAGTCGCATCTCAATCGTTGGCGACATCATACTTGGTCTCACTGAGTGCATCGTCCATTGCCTACGCACATGTCTGTGCCGGTGCCATCATTGCCAAGGAATGGGTGCTGACAGCGGCGCATTGCCTGAAAGAATTGGAAAGCACAGCTGGAAATGTGATTGGCCTGCCCGTCTATGCCGGTTTAAAGGATCGTTCCAATGTGGAGAATGCACAAGTTCGCAATATCGACTTTGCTTTTTCGCACAAACTATTCAATGCCAGTGATGAGAGCTCACCCGATATTGCGCTATTGCACTTTACTCCCGGTTTCAACTTCAGTGTCAATGTGAGTTCCGTGCTTTTGCCATACCTCAAGGAGTCATATACGAACCAAACCGTTGTGACTTATGGTTGGGGTTTGACTAAAGCTACAGAAACAACATACGTTAAGGAATTGCAAGTGGCGCGTTCGGAAGTGTTGCCCAAAGAACAGTGCCTTGAACAGCTACCAGAGGATGCGCCACTTGGTGATGATCAAATTTGCGCCAAAACATCGGCTTGTTTAGGCGATGGTGGCAGTCCATTAGTGCACGAGACGAAAGGTGGCTCCGAATTGGTTGGTATCACCTCGTGGGGCTACTTGCCATGTGCCGTTAACAATCGCCCAACGGTATATACCGAGATTTCACAATACATTAAGTGGATTGCTGATGTTCAATGGGCTTATTATATCttgaattaa